The following coding sequences are from one Mytilus trossulus isolate FHL-02 chromosome 8, PNRI_Mtr1.1.1.hap1, whole genome shotgun sequence window:
- the LOC134681645 gene encoding uncharacterized protein LOC134681645 — translation MLKNMSHSKAECLHFYEYLCQKIGSETIVRARRLTSITDDATRSSKLIPNITSGSKGEGLDLKGSDIDIMIIHPLYVIYESNKDVVHDRRKVFVMDTEDTPPCFTLLQSYTNVDKELNCIKQNLRQHRGKTLLSSELYKSQLTKNKDSFPEYKPQIHGPCLSICDESLDLAYCLKCDKWVSQAKPWISRSRSIWPSSELISKITSCGILFVPIGNKGSINEHLQWRISFSVAEKILIYSFSHTQLLCYALLKTLLKEIVNGKKELKDLLCSYFLKTLMFWMLEENDTSVWRPDNIIPCFMACLKRLLYCVEYSTLLHYFIPNNNLFYLRFNNKQRNSFINVLKKSYQNGIQIFSSSQTLQNYRRFPCETTRSVCEITTLIKVMIKNRPVFSLKYLPYFYNLYTLLHHCKSELSRCIFQLSIIITYRLMPFAPPHVNNPNNKQHYKLYKHDLSKLLVGVGSDAVSGWLKLASFFYGQNNYLTSIDIINYTLSKCEDEAILSKISLTQTKTLKLMSLVKKIPSPYVCFDNTLSDSFIPMELKSPHTFELLAYISSIPFAHFLRFLCCYHLQDFKSSWNCMNKLLETVREYDRLQEGLEQRGFVNTYNILLQGIAFQMLGKIDLARKYFHIAAQEDPYNKTSAAFRLHQLC, via the coding sequence ATGTTAAAGAATATGTCTCACAGTAAAGCAGAATGcttacatttttatgaatactTGTGTCAGAAAATTGGATCAGAGACAATAGTAAGAGCTAGACGATTGACATCTATAACTGATGACGCAACAAGATCCAGCAAACTTATTCCTAACATAACCAGTGGAAGCAAGGGAGAAGGACTAGATCTTAAAGGTAGTGATATTGATATAATGATAATTCATCCTTTATATGTAATATACGAATCAAATAAAGATGTTGTCCATGATAGGAGGAAAGTGTTTGTAATGGATACTGAGGACACACCACCGTGTTTTACACTACTACAAAGTTATACCAATGTTGATAAAGAATTAAATTGTATCAAACAAAACCTACGACAACACAGAGGTAAAACCCTACTTTCAAGTGAGCTTTATAAATCACAactaacaaaaaacaaagattCATTCCCAGAGTACAAACCACAAATTCACGGTCCATGTTTATCAATTTGTGATGAATCGTTGGATTTAGCGTACTGCCTAAAATGTGATAAGTGGGTATCTCAAGCCAAACCATGGATCTCAAGATCACGTTCAATATGGCCTTCATCTGAACTTATCTCCAAAATAACTTCATGCggtattttatttgttccaATTGGCAACAAGGGATCTATAAATGAACATCTTCAGTGGCGGATATCATTTTCTGTTGCAGAGAAGATACTGATTTATTCTTTCAGTCATACCCAGTTACTATGCTATGCTTTGTTAAAGACATTATTGAAAGAAATAgtaaatggaaagaaagaatTAAAAGATTTATTGTGTTCATACTTTTTGAAGACCCTGATGTTTTGGATGTTAGAAGAAAATGACACATCAGTCTGGAGACCCGACAATATTATTCCCTGTTTTATGGCCTGTTTAAAAAGGTTATTATATTGTGTAGAATATTCAACGTTGTTACATTATTTCATTCCTAATAACAACTTGTTCTATTTAAgatttaacaataaacaaaggAACTCATTTATCAACGTCCTTAAGAAATCATACCAAAATGGAATTCAGATTTTCTCGTCTTCTCAAACTTTACAGAATTACAGACGATTTCCATGTGAAACTACAAGATCGGTGTGCGAAATAACTACATTAATTAAAGTAATGATTAAGAACAGACCAGTATTTTCACTAAAATATCTACcatacttttataatttgtatacctTGTTGCATCATTGTAAAAGTGAATTATCCAGATGTATCTTTCAACTGTCAATCATAATAACATATCGACTAATGCCTTTTGCACCACCACATGTAAATAACCCAAACAATAAACAGCATTACAAACTCTACAAACATGACCTGAGCAAGTTGTTGGTAGGCGTAGGTTCAGATGCAGTATCAGGGTGGCTGAAATTGGCTTCTTTCTTCTATGgtcaaaacaattatttaacatcaatagatataataaattacactttgtcaaaatgtgAAGATGAAGCAATATTGTCCAAGATTTCACTAACACAGACAAAGACACTGAAGCTAATGTCACTAGTTAAGAAAATACCATCTCCATATGTCTGTTTTGACAATACATTATCAGATTCATTCATCCCGATGGAGTTAAAGTCTCCTCATACCTTTGAACTATTGGCATATATAAGTTCCATACCATTTGCACATTTCCTCCGTTTTCTGTGTTGTTACCATCTCCAAGACTTTAAATCAAGTTGGAATTGTATGAACAAGTTATTAGAAACAGTACGCGAATACGATCGATTACAAGAAGGATTGGAGCAGCGTGGGTTTGTGAACACatataatattcttttacaGGGAATAGCTTTTCAGATGCTAGGTAAAATAGATTTAGCAAGAAAATACTTTCATATTGCTGCACAGGAGGATCCGTATAACAAAACAAGTGCTGCATTTAGACTGCA